Proteins from a genomic interval of Leifsonia shinshuensis:
- a CDS encoding pyridoxal-dependent decarboxylase, exosortase A system-associated, with product MRPHEHVEAFGTVDGELRVGGLPLSRLAARVGSTPFFAYDRGLLDRRVDRLRALLPDRVELSYAMKANPMPAVVQHLAARVDRIDVASGLELRAALDTGIRPGRVSFAGPGKAPAELRQAVAAGILIEVESPTEVERVIAAGEDLGLTPSVAVRVNPDFAVKGSGMRMGGGPQQFGVDAELVPELLAAYGSSGLDIQGFHVFAGSQNLDAAIIAEAQRRTVDLVSGLAEHLPGPLRYLNLGGGFGIPYTERDRPLDLDAIAAGLHELVDGVIAERLPEATPVIELGRYLVGECGVYVTRVLDRKVSRGTTYLVVDGGMHHQLAASGNFGQAIRRNYPLVVGNRVDAEDGDGVTVVGCLCTPLDLLGDDVALPPAGIDDLIVIFQQGAYGLTASPTAFLGHAAPAEVLV from the coding sequence ATGAGGCCGCACGAGCACGTCGAAGCGTTCGGCACCGTCGACGGCGAGCTGCGCGTCGGAGGTCTGCCGCTGTCCCGGCTCGCCGCCCGGGTCGGCTCCACGCCGTTCTTCGCGTACGACCGCGGCCTGCTCGACCGCCGCGTTGACCGGCTCCGCGCCCTCCTGCCCGACCGGGTGGAGCTCAGCTACGCCATGAAGGCCAACCCGATGCCGGCCGTGGTGCAGCACCTGGCGGCCCGGGTCGACCGCATCGACGTGGCCTCCGGTCTGGAGCTGCGCGCGGCGCTCGACACCGGCATCCGCCCGGGCCGGGTGAGCTTCGCCGGGCCGGGCAAGGCGCCGGCGGAGCTCCGGCAGGCCGTGGCGGCGGGCATCCTCATCGAGGTGGAGTCGCCCACCGAGGTCGAGCGGGTGATCGCGGCGGGGGAGGACCTGGGGCTCACCCCGAGCGTCGCCGTGCGCGTGAACCCGGACTTCGCCGTCAAGGGCTCCGGGATGCGGATGGGCGGCGGTCCCCAGCAGTTCGGCGTCGACGCGGAGCTGGTGCCGGAGCTCCTGGCGGCCTACGGGTCGTCCGGGCTGGACATCCAGGGCTTCCACGTCTTCGCCGGCTCGCAGAACCTGGACGCGGCGATCATCGCGGAGGCGCAGCGCCGCACGGTGGACCTGGTGAGCGGCTTGGCCGAGCACCTGCCCGGCCCGCTGCGCTACCTCAACCTGGGCGGCGGCTTCGGCATCCCGTACACCGAACGGGACCGGCCGCTCGACCTGGACGCCATCGCGGCCGGGCTCCACGAGCTGGTCGACGGCGTCATCGCCGAGCGGCTGCCCGAGGCGACCCCGGTGATCGAGCTCGGCCGCTACCTCGTCGGCGAGTGCGGCGTGTACGTCACGCGCGTCCTCGACCGGAAGGTCTCCCGCGGCACCACCTACCTGGTGGTCGACGGCGGGATGCACCACCAGCTCGCCGCGTCCGGCAACTTCGGGCAGGCCATCCGGCGCAACTACCCGCTCGTGGTCGGCAACCGCGTCGACGCGGAGGACGGCGACGGCGTGACCGTCGTGGGCTGCCTCTGCACGCCGCTCGACCTCCTCGGCGACGACGTCGCGCTCCCGCCCGCAGGGATCGACGACCTCATCGTCATCTTCCAGCAGGGCGCCTACGGCCTCACGGCCAGCCCGACCGCCTTCCTCGGCCACGCCGCGCCGGCGGAGGTGCTCGTCTGA
- a CDS encoding glycosyltransferase family 4 protein produces the protein MTNTAGSRAPHVLIIVENLPVPLDRRVWLECQALVARGYHVSVICPKGPGDPARQHLDGVDIYKYAPPPEANGLLGFAWEFAFCWINTFFLSVKAWRRRRFDIIQACNPPDTYWLLALLWRVRGVRFVFDHHDLNPELFVSRFGKPRGLAQRLEFRALLWLERRTFHTADRVISTNESYKAIAIARGGRRPGHVTVVRSGPDTRRMRPILPADPRPEDEIVLAYLGIMGPQDGVDQVLHVMHELVHVRGRANVTATLLGFGDCLEDLKALSTRLGLDDFVTFTGRVDRVAIAEYLSRADIGLCPDLKTPLNDLSTMNKTMEYMAYALPSVSFDLAETRVSGGDSLLYVPSGDIVAFAEAVERLIDDPALRAELGMAGRARVASELDWRPQAEAYVGVFDEVSGFSRPGPAVPEDDGVATTDPQGRRYVDLDDTEGFRRYVLERRAPR, from the coding sequence ATGACGAACACCGCCGGGTCACGGGCGCCGCACGTGCTCATCATCGTCGAGAACCTGCCGGTCCCGCTGGACCGCCGGGTGTGGCTGGAGTGCCAGGCGCTGGTCGCCCGCGGCTACCACGTGAGCGTGATCTGCCCCAAGGGGCCGGGGGACCCCGCCCGCCAGCACCTCGACGGCGTCGACATCTACAAGTACGCCCCGCCTCCCGAGGCGAACGGGCTGCTCGGCTTCGCGTGGGAGTTCGCCTTCTGCTGGATCAACACCTTCTTCCTGTCGGTGAAGGCCTGGCGGCGCCGGCGCTTCGACATCATCCAGGCCTGCAATCCGCCGGACACCTACTGGCTCCTCGCGCTGCTGTGGCGCGTCCGCGGGGTCCGGTTCGTCTTCGACCACCACGACCTGAACCCCGAGCTCTTCGTCTCGCGGTTCGGGAAGCCGCGGGGCCTCGCCCAGCGGCTGGAGTTCCGCGCGCTGCTGTGGCTGGAGCGGCGGACCTTCCACACCGCCGACCGGGTCATCTCCACGAACGAGTCCTACAAGGCGATCGCGATCGCGCGCGGCGGCCGCCGCCCGGGCCACGTCACGGTGGTCCGCAGCGGACCGGACACCCGCCGGATGCGCCCGATCCTCCCGGCCGACCCGCGGCCGGAGGACGAGATCGTGCTCGCCTACCTCGGCATCATGGGCCCGCAGGACGGCGTGGACCAGGTGCTGCACGTCATGCACGAGCTGGTGCACGTGCGCGGACGCGCCAACGTGACCGCGACGCTGCTCGGCTTCGGCGACTGCCTGGAGGACTTGAAGGCGCTGTCCACCCGGCTCGGCCTGGACGACTTCGTGACGTTCACCGGCCGCGTCGACCGGGTGGCGATCGCCGAGTACCTCAGCCGGGCAGACATCGGCCTGTGCCCCGATCTGAAGACGCCGCTCAACGACCTCTCCACCATGAACAAGACGATGGAGTACATGGCCTACGCCCTGCCGTCCGTGTCGTTCGACTTGGCCGAGACGCGGGTGTCGGGCGGTGACAGCCTCCTCTACGTGCCCTCCGGCGACATCGTGGCCTTCGCCGAGGCGGTGGAGCGGCTCATCGACGACCCCGCCCTCCGCGCGGAGCTGGGGATGGCCGGACGCGCGCGGGTCGCGTCGGAGCTCGACTGGCGCCCGCAGGCGGAGGCCTACGTCGGCGTGTTCGACGAGGTGTCCGGCTTCTCGCGGCCCGGTCCCGCCGTGCCGGAGGACGACGGCGTCGCCACCACCGACCCGCAGGGGCGGCGCTATGTTGATCTCGACGACACCGAGGGATTCCGTCGGTATGTCCTGGAACGGAGGGCTCCGCGATGA
- a CDS encoding acyl-CoA ligase (AMP-forming), exosortase A system-associated translates to MRTHLHDLLAQAAASAPESPAVTYKDLTVGYAELWEQVVAVGARLAALGVEPGDRVAIYLEKRVETVVAIFATSVADAVFVPVNHVLKPAQVGHILRDSGARVLVTSGDRLGQLAEELPGTAVTDVLVIGAGDAAPAGIAVHPWPAEAPAGDVPTVNVPAVELPAARAIDVDPAAILYTSGSSGKPKGVVLSHRNLIVGAESVSSYLKNTSDDVILSVLPLSFDAGLSQVTTAFAVGAHCVLMNYLLPRDVPRLCAKHGVTGITGVPPLWLQLTEAPWPEEAARRVRYWANTGGRMPRTVLDRLRGIFTEADPYLMYGLTEAFRSTYLDPREVDRRPDSIGKAIPNAEVLVLRPDGTRCAPGEEGELVHRGALVALGYWNDPVRTAERYRPVHRPGQEWRAPELAVWSGDTVVADEEGFLYFVGRTDEMIKTSGYRVSPSEIEEAAYATGLVRDAVALGVEEPGIGHRIVLVAASASGELDVAELVAALRQALPLYMVPSTIDLRDELPRSPNGKFDRTLLKAEVSAKVALPASAEVAG, encoded by the coding sequence ATGAGGACGCACCTGCACGATCTGCTCGCGCAGGCCGCCGCCTCCGCGCCGGAGAGCCCGGCCGTCACGTACAAGGACCTCACCGTCGGCTACGCGGAGCTCTGGGAGCAGGTCGTAGCGGTCGGCGCCCGGCTGGCCGCGCTCGGGGTCGAGCCCGGCGACCGGGTGGCGATCTACCTGGAGAAGCGCGTGGAGACCGTGGTCGCGATCTTCGCCACCTCCGTCGCCGACGCCGTCTTCGTGCCGGTCAACCACGTGCTCAAGCCCGCCCAGGTCGGCCACATCCTGCGCGACAGCGGCGCCCGCGTGCTCGTCACCTCGGGCGACCGGCTGGGCCAGCTCGCCGAGGAGCTGCCCGGGACGGCGGTGACCGACGTCCTGGTGATCGGAGCGGGCGACGCCGCGCCCGCGGGGATCGCGGTGCATCCGTGGCCGGCGGAGGCACCGGCCGGCGATGTCCCGACCGTCAACGTCCCGGCCGTCGAGCTCCCGGCCGCGCGGGCCATCGACGTCGACCCCGCCGCGATCCTCTACACCTCCGGAAGCAGCGGCAAGCCGAAGGGTGTCGTGCTCAGCCACCGCAACCTGATCGTCGGCGCCGAGAGCGTCAGCAGCTACCTGAAGAACACGAGCGACGACGTGATCCTCAGCGTCCTGCCGCTGAGCTTCGACGCCGGCCTCAGCCAGGTCACCACCGCGTTCGCCGTCGGGGCGCACTGCGTGCTCATGAACTACCTGCTGCCGCGCGACGTCCCGCGGCTGTGCGCGAAGCACGGCGTGACCGGGATCACCGGCGTGCCGCCGCTCTGGCTGCAGCTGACCGAGGCGCCCTGGCCCGAGGAGGCCGCGCGGCGCGTCCGGTACTGGGCCAACACCGGCGGCCGGATGCCGCGAACCGTCCTCGACCGCCTCCGCGGCATCTTCACCGAGGCCGACCCGTACCTGATGTACGGCCTCACCGAGGCGTTCCGGTCGACGTACCTGGACCCGCGCGAGGTGGACCGGCGCCCCGACTCGATCGGCAAGGCCATCCCGAACGCGGAGGTGCTCGTCCTGCGGCCGGACGGCACGCGCTGCGCCCCCGGCGAGGAGGGCGAGCTCGTCCACCGCGGCGCTCTCGTCGCGCTCGGCTACTGGAACGACCCGGTCCGCACGGCCGAGCGATACCGTCCGGTGCACCGGCCGGGGCAGGAGTGGCGCGCGCCGGAGCTGGCCGTGTGGTCGGGCGACACCGTGGTCGCCGACGAGGAGGGCTTCCTCTACTTCGTGGGCCGCACCGACGAGATGATCAAGACCTCCGGCTACCGGGTGAGCCCGTCCGAGATCGAGGAGGCCGCCTACGCCACCGGGCTGGTGCGCGACGCGGTCGCGCTCGGCGTGGAGGAGCCGGGGATCGGCCACCGGATCGTCCTGGTCGCGGCGTCCGCGTCCGGCGAGCTGGACGTCGCCGAGCTCGTGGCCGCGCTCCGGCAAGCGCTCCCGCTGTACATGGTGCCGTCGACGATCGACCTGCGCGACGAGCTGCCCCGCTCGCCCAACGGCAAGTTCGACCGCACGCTGCTGAAGGCCGAGGTCTCGGCCAAGGTCGCGCTCCCGGCCAGCGCGGAGGTGGCGGGATGA
- a CDS encoding acyl carrier protein has translation MTETADAVREVLIDTLELSRTPAELTRDTALFGALPELDSFGVVQLVVALEERFDIVIDDDEFGADLFETVGSLTDFVDSKLAA, from the coding sequence ATGACCGAGACCGCCGACGCCGTCCGCGAGGTCCTGATCGACACGCTCGAGCTGTCCAGGACCCCGGCCGAGCTCACCCGCGACACGGCGCTGTTCGGCGCGCTTCCCGAGCTGGACTCGTTCGGCGTCGTGCAGCTGGTCGTCGCGCTCGAGGAGCGGTTCGACATCGTCATCGACGACGACGAGTTCGGCGCGGACCTGTTCGAGACGGTCGGCTCGCTGACCGACTTCGTCGACTCCAAGCTCGCCGCCTGA
- a CDS encoding glycosyltransferase family 4 protein, whose product MAGRRKVLLVAPACDGDDVGESWVAFQWASLLAERVDLTLLSTYKRGHRPPSQQLPGVEVVEWPEPPGVHRFERLNSLMQPGYAPFEFRARRWLKQRLASGDGFDIAHQVVPVAMRYPSPAAGLGIPFVIGPVGGSLSSPPAFAEEEGATPWYQRLRALDRWRMRADPLLRRTYESADCVIGVAPYARELLSGLRLKRFEVMSETAIHAVKPPIDRSGRSGPVRLLHVGRIIRTKGLRDVIRALGLLADLDVVLDVVGDGNDRAACEALVAELGLQDRVVFHGAIPRAEVDGFYERADVFVFPSYREPGGNVSLEAMAYSLPLVVCRRGGPGANVDDSCAFRLDAVSPEQLAADCAAAVRRLVEDPGLRARMGAAARIHAERAHLWSARLDQLSSLYDELAPRSA is encoded by the coding sequence ATGGCCGGGCGGAGGAAGGTGCTGCTGGTCGCGCCCGCGTGCGACGGCGACGACGTGGGCGAGTCGTGGGTGGCGTTCCAGTGGGCGTCGCTGCTGGCCGAGCGCGTCGACCTCACCCTGCTCTCGACCTACAAGCGCGGCCACCGGCCGCCGTCGCAGCAGCTGCCCGGCGTGGAGGTCGTGGAGTGGCCGGAGCCGCCGGGCGTGCACCGCTTCGAGCGGCTCAACAGCCTCATGCAGCCCGGCTACGCGCCGTTCGAGTTCCGGGCGCGCCGCTGGCTGAAGCAGCGGCTGGCGAGCGGCGACGGCTTCGACATCGCGCACCAGGTCGTCCCCGTGGCCATGCGCTACCCGTCGCCCGCCGCGGGCCTCGGCATCCCGTTCGTCATCGGCCCGGTCGGCGGCAGCCTCAGCTCGCCGCCGGCGTTCGCCGAAGAGGAGGGCGCGACCCCGTGGTACCAGCGGCTGCGCGCGCTCGACCGCTGGCGGATGCGCGCCGACCCGCTCCTGCGCAGGACGTACGAGTCGGCGGACTGCGTTATCGGCGTGGCCCCGTACGCGCGCGAGCTGCTCTCGGGCCTGCGGCTGAAGCGCTTCGAGGTCATGAGCGAGACCGCGATCCACGCCGTCAAGCCGCCGATCGACCGCTCGGGGCGCAGCGGGCCGGTCCGGCTGCTGCACGTCGGCCGGATCATCCGGACCAAGGGCCTGCGCGACGTCATCCGGGCGCTGGGCCTGCTCGCGGACCTGGACGTGGTCCTCGACGTCGTGGGCGACGGCAACGACCGGGCGGCGTGCGAGGCGCTGGTGGCGGAGCTCGGCCTGCAGGACCGGGTCGTCTTCCACGGCGCGATCCCCCGGGCCGAGGTCGACGGGTTCTACGAGCGCGCCGACGTGTTCGTGTTCCCGAGCTATCGCGAGCCGGGCGGCAACGTGAGCCTGGAGGCGATGGCCTACAGCCTCCCGCTGGTCGTGTGCCGGCGCGGCGGCCCCGGCGCGAACGTCGACGATTCGTGCGCCTTCCGGCTGGACGCGGTGTCGCCGGAGCAGCTCGCGGCCGACTGCGCTGCGGCGGTGCGCCGGCTCGTGGAGGATCCCGGCCTGCGGGCGCGCATGGGTGCTGCGGCGCGGATCCACGCGGAGCGCGCGCACCTCTGGAGCGCGCGGCTCGACCAGCTGAGCTCGCTCTACGACGAACTGGCGCCGCGCTCCGCCTGA